From Deltaproteobacteria bacterium, the proteins below share one genomic window:
- a CDS encoding zinc-ribbon domain-containing protein, with protein MIVQCEKCGTKYRIDDSKVGAKGIKVRCSKCQHVFKVPHPLLLDEEEIFGETEERVEGPSVKEWEEEFTMKPPPEQIKTRPPTPEEGPPPKAFVPPAAQEKKVLREEGAAEEGLSSEEELFPFRASVPEEAPVKKERKISRTFLLSILLIVIILAAFYYWTQREVSIPVFESIYKKIYHFMGSKAEHKLLLLYPRRYELRLEGGKVFVIQGKVTNHSEETKKYVKLKGFLFNKEGRIVATSIGYCGHTITKKEIEESTYTSLKSSFGFVSSAKAAPVPSQRSPSFTIIFFSPPVGVTECKVEIVEAPPLT; from the coding sequence ATGATAGTTCAATGTGAGAAATGTGGGACAAAGTATAGAATTGATGACTCCAAGGTAGGGGCCAAGGGGATCAAGGTCAGATGTTCCAAGTGTCAACACGTGTTCAAGGTTCCCCACCCACTCCTCCTGGATGAGGAGGAGATCTTCGGCGAAACGGAGGAGAGGGTTGAAGGCCCATCTGTTAAAGAGTGGGAGGAGGAGTTCACTATGAAACCCCCTCCAGAACAAATAAAGACCAGACCTCCAACACCAGAAGAGGGTCCTCCGCCCAAGGCCTTTGTCCCCCCTGCTGCTCAAGAGAAAAAGGTCTTGAGGGAAGAAGGGGCAGCAGAGGAAGGCCTGAGTTCAGAGGAGGAGCTGTTCCCCTTCCGGGCCTCTGTCCCAGAAGAGGCCCCTGTGAAGAAGGAACGCAAGATATCCAGAACTTTCCTCCTCTCCATCCTCTTGATCGTGATAATCCTCGCCGCCTTCTATTACTGGACCCAAAGGGAGGTCTCTATCCCTGTGTTTGAGTCCATCTATAAAAAGATCTACCACTTTATGGGGAGCAAGGCGGAGCATAAACTCTTACTTCTCTATCCGAGGCGTTATGAACTAAGACTAGAGGGGGGGAAGGTCTTCGTCATCCAGGGAAAGGTAACCAATCACTCTGAGGAGACGAAAAAATACGTGAAGCTGAAGGGTTTCCTATTCAATAAAGAAGGCAGGATCGTGGCCACTAGCATAGGATATTGTGGCCACACCATTACCAAGAAGGAAATTGAAGAATCTACCTATACCTCTTTGAAGTCGTCCTTCGGTTTTGTAAGTTCGGCCAAGGCCGCCCCCGTTCCCTCTCAGCGGAGTCCCTCCTTTACCATCATTTTCTTTTCACCCCCTGTGGGGGTCACGGAGTGTAAGGTGGAGATAGTCGAGGCCCCCCCGTTAACATAA
- the eno gene encoding phosphopyruvate hydratase, translating into MSAILDIVAREILDSRGNPTLEVDVTLESGFGGRAAVPSGASTGEHEAVELRDGDQDRYLGKGVQRAVANVNERISPELIGMEALDQMATDQILIDLDGTPNKSTLGANAILGVSLACAKAAAAYLSLPLYRYLGGVYAHQLPVPMMNILNGGKHADNNVDLQEFMIVPLGTSSFHEALRMGVEVFHYLKTILKGKGYSTAVGDEGGFAPDMRSNEEALVVIMEAIKKAGYTPGEEVAIALDPAASEFFQEGGYILQAEQKQERTSSEMVAFYEDLVSRYPIVSIEDGLAEDDWEGWRELNARLGGKVQIVGDDLFVTNIERLARGIDEGVANSILIKLNQIGTLTETFSAIEMAKKAGYTVVISHRSGETEDTTIADVAVAVNAGQIKTGSVSRTDRVAKYNQLLRIEEELGEQGVFPGKEAFYSIRG; encoded by the coding sequence ATGTCCGCTATCCTAGACATCGTGGCCCGGGAGATCCTCGATTCCCGAGGGAACCCTACGCTGGAGGTTGACGTAACCTTGGAGAGCGGTTTTGGGGGCAGAGCGGCCGTCCCCTCAGGGGCCTCTACCGGAGAGCACGAGGCCGTAGAGCTGAGAGATGGAGACCAGGATAGATATCTGGGAAAGGGGGTCCAGAGGGCGGTGGCCAACGTGAACGAGCGGATCAGCCCTGAACTCATCGGCATGGAGGCATTGGACCAGATGGCCACCGATCAGATCCTCATTGACTTGGACGGTACCCCCAATAAGTCCACCTTAGGGGCCAATGCCATCTTGGGGGTATCTTTGGCCTGCGCCAAGGCAGCTGCGGCCTATCTCTCCCTCCCCCTATATCGTTATCTGGGGGGGGTATACGCCCATCAGCTACCCGTCCCGATGATGAACATCCTGAACGGGGGAAAACATGCCGACAACAACGTGGACTTACAAGAGTTTATGATTGTCCCCTTGGGAACCTCCTCCTTTCATGAGGCCCTCAGGATGGGGGTGGAGGTGTTCCATTACCTCAAGACCATCTTAAAGGGGAAAGGGTACAGCACCGCTGTAGGGGATGAAGGGGGTTTTGCCCCTGATATGCGCTCCAATGAGGAGGCGCTTGTGGTGATAATGGAGGCCATCAAAAAGGCGGGTTATACCCCAGGAGAGGAGGTGGCCATCGCCTTGGATCCTGCGGCCAGTGAGTTCTTCCAAGAGGGAGGGTACATCCTGCAGGCGGAGCAGAAACAGGAGAGGACCTCCTCAGAGATGGTGGCATTTTACGAGGACCTTGTGAGCAGATATCCCATTGTCTCCATAGAGGATGGCTTGGCCGAGGACGATTGGGAGGGGTGGCGAGAACTGAATGCAAGGCTGGGAGGAAAGGTCCAGATCGTAGGCGATGACCTATTTGTGACCAATATAGAACGCTTGGCCAGGGGGATCGATGAGGGGGTGGCCAACTCCATCCTGATCAAACTGAATCAGATAGGGACCCTCACCGAGACCTTCTCAGCCATAGAGATGGCTAAGAAGGCTGGCTATACGGTGGTGATCTCCCATCGATCGGGTGAGACGGAAGATACCACCATCGCCGATGTAGCGGTGGCGGTAAACGCGGGGCAGATCAAGACGGGTTCTGTCTCCCGTACTGATCGGGTGGCCAAATACAATCAACTCCTCCGGATAGAGGAGGAACTAGGAGAGCAAGGGGTATTTCCTGGTAAGGAGGCCTTTTACAGCATCCGCGGGTAA
- a CDS encoding CDP-alcohol phosphatidyltransferase family protein, translating into MNLPNTLTILRILSIPVFTICLLYDHLFSALLIFVGAGITDALDGLIARLYNQRTTLGAYLDPIADKLLLTTAFVGLAILGIVPGWLTVIVIARDVVILLGILILILTSHKVEINPIFLSKITTVFQTLTIIGALLTPQIPFIRGSLPYLIWLTTFLTCFSGFQYIHIGSKLFNEKGG; encoded by the coding sequence ATGAATCTGCCCAACACCCTTACCATACTGCGCATCCTCTCCATCCCAGTCTTTACCATCTGTCTGCTCTATGACCACCTCTTTTCCGCGCTGCTTATCTTTGTGGGTGCAGGGATTACCGACGCCCTAGATGGATTGATTGCAAGGTTATACAATCAAAGGACGACCTTAGGTGCATATCTCGATCCCATCGCCGATAAGCTGTTGCTCACCACCGCCTTTGTCGGCCTGGCAATATTGGGGATTGTCCCCGGTTGGCTTACAGTGATAGTTATCGCCAGGGATGTCGTCATCCTGCTGGGCATCCTCATCTTGATCCTCACCTCCCATAAAGTGGAGATCAACCCCATCTTTCTCAGCAAGATCACCACCGTCTTTCAAACCCTGACCATAATCGGGGCCCTTTTGACGCCACAAATCCCTTTCATTAGGGGCTCCTTGCCCTATCTCATTTGGCTGACCACCTTTTTGACCTGTTTCTCGGGGTTTCAATATATACACATCGGAAGTAAACTTTTTAATGAGAAGGGAGGTTGA
- the dnaB gene encoding replicative DNA helicase, with translation MKGDIDLASFKLPPQNTEAEQSILGGILIENDALNRVLEVLENRDFYREVHQKIFHCMVALYERNEPLDLVTLTNELKKTKQLEEVGGASYLASLVDSVPTAANIVYYAKIVKEKSILRELISTATEIITQSYQEGRDLEDFLDETEQAIFRISEHRVKPAFFPIKEIVKDSFKLIEKLYEKKELITGVPSGFKDLDRKTAGFQPADLIIVAGRPSMGKTALCLNIAQHAAINVRVPAAIFSLEMSKEQLAIRMLCSEARVDSARLRSGFLTESDWPKLTMAAGALSDAPIFIDDAPAISVLELRAKARRLKSDRGLGLVIVDYLQLMRGRSGAERREQEISEISRSLKALAKELNIPVIAISQLSRKAEDRPGRRPQLSDLRESGAIEQDADVIIFIYRDEVYNPDSDHKGLAEVNIAKQRNGPTGKVDLSFISEYTTFKDLFRGDYSEIGVEG, from the coding sequence ATGAAGGGCGACATAGATTTGGCTTCCTTCAAACTCCCCCCACAGAACACCGAGGCGGAGCAATCGATCCTGGGGGGTATCCTCATCGAAAACGACGCCCTCAACAGAGTCTTAGAGGTCTTAGAAAACAGAGACTTCTACCGGGAGGTCCACCAAAAGATCTTCCATTGCATGGTAGCCCTTTACGAAAGGAATGAGCCCCTCGATCTAGTAACCCTCACCAACGAATTGAAAAAGACAAAGCAACTGGAGGAGGTAGGTGGGGCCTCCTATCTTGCCAGCTTGGTGGACTCTGTTCCCACGGCCGCCAATATCGTTTATTACGCCAAGATCGTTAAGGAAAAATCCATCCTGAGGGAGTTGATCAGTACGGCTACGGAGATCATCACCCAAAGTTACCAGGAGGGGAGGGATCTTGAGGACTTTCTGGATGAGACGGAACAGGCCATCTTTCGCATATCGGAGCACCGAGTTAAACCCGCCTTCTTTCCCATTAAGGAGATCGTCAAGGATAGCTTTAAGCTCATTGAGAAACTATATGAGAAGAAAGAACTGATCACTGGTGTCCCTTCGGGCTTTAAAGATCTGGACAGGAAGACCGCGGGCTTTCAGCCCGCTGATCTCATCATTGTGGCCGGCAGGCCGAGCATGGGAAAGACCGCCCTTTGTCTGAACATCGCCCAGCACGCTGCCATCAATGTCCGGGTCCCTGCGGCAATATTCTCTTTGGAGATGTCCAAGGAGCAATTGGCCATTCGTATGTTGTGCTCTGAGGCGAGGGTGGACAGTGCCCGGCTGCGCAGCGGTTTTTTGACCGAAAGCGATTGGCCCAAACTCACCATGGCCGCTGGTGCCCTCTCCGATGCCCCAATATTTATTGATGATGCCCCAGCCATATCTGTATTAGAGCTGAGGGCCAAGGCCAGGAGGTTGAAGTCCGATCGTGGCCTGGGCTTGGTCATTGTTGACTATCTCCAATTGATGAGGGGCAGGAGTGGTGCCGAGAGGAGGGAACAGGAGATCTCGGAGATATCACGTTCCCTGAAGGCCTTGGCCAAAGAGCTGAACATCCCAGTGATAGCCATATCTCAATTGAGCAGGAAGGCCGAGGACAGACCTGGTAGGCGACCTCAGCTCTCCGACCTCCGGGAGTCAGGTGCTATCGAGCAGGATGCCGATGTCATCATCTTTATTTATCGAGATGAGGTCTATAACCCCGACTCAGACCACAAGGGGTTGGCCGAAGTCAACATTGCGAAGCAGAGAAACGGTCCTACGGGGAAAGTGGACCTCTCCTTTATCTCTGAGTATACCACCTTTAAGGACCTCTTTCGCGGTGACTATAGTGAGATAGGAGTAGAGGGTTAA
- a CDS encoding 50S ribosomal protein L9 — MEVILMEDIPSLGKTGDVVKVSDGYARNYLLPRKKAMMSTANSLRVLEHEKRLLQHKLNRFEREAQRLAQRIEEISCTVAKPSGEGGKLFGAVTSADIEGALREQGVLVDRKKIELEEPIKNLGVYTVPIRLHPQVVAQLKFWVVKE, encoded by the coding sequence ATGGAGGTCATCTTGATGGAAGACATCCCCTCTTTGGGGAAGACAGGGGATGTGGTGAAGGTGTCCGATGGTTACGCCCGAAACTACCTCCTACCCCGCAAGAAGGCGATGATGTCTACGGCCAATAGTCTAAGGGTCTTGGAGCATGAAAAGCGCCTCTTACAGCACAAGCTGAACAGATTTGAGAGGGAGGCGCAAAGGCTGGCCCAGAGGATTGAAGAGATCTCATGTACCGTTGCCAAACCATCAGGTGAAGGGGGCAAGCTCTTCGGAGCAGTCACCTCTGCGGATATCGAGGGGGCATTGCGGGAGCAGGGAGTGCTCGTGGATCGCAAAAAGATAGAGCTAGAAGAGCCCATAAAGAATTTGGGTGTCTATACTGTTCCCATAAGGCTTCACCCCCAAGTGGTGGCCCAGCTAAAGTTTTGGGTGGTGAAGGAGTAA
- a CDS encoding 30S ribosomal protein S18, protein MRRPANRQPANRRRREYTRKKVCRFCSDSSLRIDYKNYRLLKYFLTERGKIIPRRISGNCAKHQRELTRAIKRARHVALLPFTTLPK, encoded by the coding sequence ATGAGACGACCGGCGAATAGACAACCGGCGAATAGACGAAGAAGGGAGTATACGAGGAAAAAGGTCTGTCGTTTTTGTTCCGACAGTTCCCTGAGGATTGATTATAAGAATTATCGCTTGTTGAAATATTTCCTCACCGAGAGGGGAAAGATTATTCCCAGGCGGATTTCGGGAAATTGCGCCAAGCATCAAAGGGAACTTACCAGGGCCATTAAGAGGGCTCGGCATGTAGCCCTTCTTCCTTTTACCACGTTACCCAAATAG
- the ssb gene encoding single-stranded DNA-binding protein: MFYLNRVILAGRLKDSPEIRYSPKGKPVIFFTLSLPSERLEDESLPFEDVSIRVMLIGERSELWAKQKVKVGENILVEGGLVQRRWETEEGRMRREIGVVAHSVRDFR; this comes from the coding sequence GTGTTTTATCTGAACCGCGTCATCTTGGCAGGGAGACTGAAGGATAGCCCCGAGATTAGGTACTCCCCCAAAGGGAAGCCGGTGATCTTTTTCACCCTCAGTCTCCCCTCAGAAAGGCTGGAGGACGAATCCCTGCCTTTTGAGGATGTCTCCATAAGGGTTATGCTTATAGGTGAAAGGTCAGAACTTTGGGCAAAACAGAAGGTAAAGGTGGGTGAGAATATCCTTGTGGAAGGTGGCCTCGTTCAGCGCCGTTGGGAGACAGAGGAAGGGAGGATGAGGAGAGAGATAGGGGTCGTCGCCCATAGTGTTAGAGACTTTAGGTGA
- the rpsF gene encoding 30S ribosomal protein S6, producing MRTYETMLVLDPEMSKEQVDGFVEKVKEFLDERGGEVFKVEEWGLTTLAYEVRKKTKGYYLLLYFKGDAELVSEMERSLRLMEEVLRYLTVKREEEIFAPPKEVEVPEEETAEDQELVVAGET from the coding sequence ATGCGTACATACGAGACCATGCTCGTTTTGGACCCTGAGATGTCCAAGGAGCAGGTGGATGGATTCGTTGAGAAGGTGAAGGAATTCCTCGACGAGCGCGGAGGTGAGGTATTCAAGGTCGAGGAATGGGGCCTGACGACCTTGGCCTACGAGGTCAGGAAGAAGACAAAGGGGTACTACCTCCTCCTCTATTTTAAAGGGGACGCCGAACTGGTCTCCGAGATGGAGAGAAGCCTTCGTTTGATGGAGGAGGTCCTCCGCTATCTCACCGTCAAGAGGGAAGAGGAGATCTTTGCGCCTCCTAAGGAGGTGGAAGTACCAGAGGAGGAGACGGCCGAAGATCAGGAATTGGTTGTTGCAGGGGAGACGTAG
- the yajC gene encoding preprotein translocase subunit YajC — translation MLGDIAYAMAPGGGGGGGQGGFAAFIPLILLFAIFYFILIRPQQKRAKEHKQLLANIRKGDKVVTTGGLYGTITNLTDSVVTLEIADKVKVKVGRNYIAGLTRTE, via the coding sequence ATGCTAGGTGATATCGCCTATGCCATGGCCCCTGGTGGAGGGGGCGGCGGAGGTCAAGGTGGCTTTGCCGCCTTTATCCCCTTGATCTTGCTCTTTGCCATATTCTACTTCATCCTGATCAGACCGCAGCAAAAAAGGGCCAAGGAGCACAAACAGCTCCTGGCGAACATTAGGAAAGGGGACAAGGTGGTCACAACCGGCGGCCTCTATGGGACCATCACCAACCTGACGGATAGTGTGGTCACCTTGGAGATCGCCGATAAGGTGAAGGTCAAGGTGGGCAGGAACTACATCGCTGGCTTGACCCGGACAGAGTAA